From Actinomycetota bacterium:
CACTCGGACCGCATGGTTACCGACGAGCAGGTGGACGAGGCCCGTACGAACCCGCCGCAGACGACGCGCGCGCTGCTGAGGGCGAGGTTCATCCGGGAGGCCAAGGCGCGCCGCCGCGACTTCACCGTGGACTGGGTGCACCTGAAGCTCAACGACCAGGCGCAGCGCACGGTGCTCTGCAAGGACCCCTTCCGGTCCGTTGACGAGCGCGTGGACAAGCTGATCGCGTCGATGTAGTGCCGAGCTTCCGGACCGGCACCGTCCAGGAGGTCCTCGAGCACCACCCGGGCCTGCAGACGTTGCGGGTGCTCGTCGGGGATCAACTGCGCACCGCGATCCTTTACCCCTCGCACGCGGCCCCCGCGGTGGTGGGGGACCGCGTGGTGCTGAACACAACCGCCGTCGACCTCGACCTCGGGACCGGGGGAGCCGACTTTGTCGTCTGGAACCTGGCCGCTGAGTCCTATGACTCCCTGTCCGGGGGCCACATCATGAAGCTGCGGTACACGCCGGCGCAGTGCGACGTGCTGGCGGTGGAGGCCCCGGAGTCACCCGACCACGTGTTGATGGACTCACCCGGGTCGCTCGACCTGACGCCGGTTGTCGCGGCCTCTCTTCACTCACAGCTGTTGCCGGTCGTCGCCGCCATCAGGCACCGGATTCCCACTGCGCGGGTCGCCTACGTGATGACCGACGGCGCCGCTTTGCCCGCGGCCCTGTCGAAGGTCGTCCGGCGCATGCGGGAGCTCGAGTGGCTGTGCGGAGTCGTCACAGCGGGACATGCGTTCG
This genomic window contains:
- a CDS encoding DUF3866 family protein, which codes for MPSFRTGTVQEVLEHHPGLQTLRVLVGDQLRTAILYPSHAAPAVVGDRVVLNTTAVDLDLGTGGADFVVWNLAAESYDSLSGGHIMKLRYTPAQCDVLAVEAPESPDHVLMDSPGSLDLTPVVAASLHSQLLPVVAAIRHRIPTARVAYVMTDGAALPAALSKVVRRMRELEWLCGVVTAGHAFGGDLEAVGVPSGVLAAKRVLGADVVVAGMGPGVVGTSTRFGTSALELATIVMAAKAVGGLPVVAVRMSSGDPRERHRGLSHHAVTALGLVDPEGVQVPVPGEAGAEVRSMLHRFQVVEVDTAPVRPLLDQAAGQGLEASHMGRTPPQDPLF